One Setaria viridis chromosome 5, Setaria_viridis_v4.0, whole genome shotgun sequence genomic region harbors:
- the LOC117858813 gene encoding uncharacterized protein isoform X1, with protein sequence MASLLCPASSCRSASFPRRASSPAPPSFPYRQHHGGAPSVPLAPPVASPPPPRALAAASYGYGGGDLLRPIDTQTIIIAAAVVSAVSLSLVLGLKGDPVPCDRGHEVCVLQRWQNEGGKWSRGVPCMQRSRADTLQEVCWFWILQAVVAEPQLADILCSFTSENWTFVQIYELFSVREYVQVERGLKGR encoded by the exons ATGGCTTCCCTTCTctgccccgcctcctcctgccgctccgcctcctttccccgccgcgcctcctctccCGCTCCGCCGTCCTTCCCCTACAGGCAGCACCACGGCGGCGCACCATCAGTCCCGCTTGCGCCCCCAGTcgcctctcctccgccgccgcgggccctcgccgcggcctcctacggctacggcggcggcgacctgctCAGGCCTATCGACACGCAGACAATCATCATAGCCGCCGCCGTCGTATCCGCGGTCTCCCTCTCCCTCGTGCTCGGCCTCAAG GGGGACCCGGTGCCGTGCGACAG GGGGCACGAAGTGTGTGTTCTGCAACGATGGCAAAATGAAGGTGGAAAATGGAGTCGTGGAGTGCCGTGTATGCAGAGGAGCAG GGCTGATACTTTGCAAGAAGTGTGCTGGTTCTGGATACTCCAAGCGGTTGTAGCGGAGCCCCAGTTAGCTGACATCCTGTGCAGTTTTACATCTGAAAACTGGACTTTTGTACAGATATACGAACTCTTCTCCGTCAGGGAATATGTTCAGGTAGAGAGGGGTTTGAAGGGGAGATGA
- the LOC117858813 gene encoding protein BUNDLE SHEATH DEFECTIVE 2, chloroplastic isoform X2 translates to MASLLCPASSCRSASFPRRASSPAPPSFPYRQHHGGAPSVPLAPPVASPPPPRALAAASYGYGGGDLLRPIDTQTIIIAAAVVSAVSLSLVLGLKGDPVPCDRCAGNGGTKCVFCNDGKMKVENGVVECRVCRGAGLILCKKCAGSGYSKRL, encoded by the exons ATGGCTTCCCTTCTctgccccgcctcctcctgccgctccgcctcctttccccgccgcgcctcctctccCGCTCCGCCGTCCTTCCCCTACAGGCAGCACCACGGCGGCGCACCATCAGTCCCGCTTGCGCCCCCAGTcgcctctcctccgccgccgcgggccctcgccgcggcctcctacggctacggcggcggcgacctgctCAGGCCTATCGACACGCAGACAATCATCATAGCCGCCGCCGTCGTATCCGCGGTCTCCCTCTCCCTCGTGCTCGGCCTCAAG GGGGACCCGGTGCCGTGCGACAGGTGCGCTGGAAACG GGGGCACGAAGTGTGTGTTCTGCAACGATGGCAAAATGAAGGTGGAAAATGGAGTCGTGGAGTGCCGTGTATGCAGAGGAGCAG GGCTGATACTTTGCAAGAAGTGTGCTGGTTCTGGATACTCCAAGCGGTTGTAG
- the LOC117858812 gene encoding fra a 1-associated protein, whose amino-acid sequence MGWRWHDDDGDSGRGLAGGGGEGAQCATRRVVQSRCHTEEVEPGRFVRKCEKTEQLLRDCVGRPSELVESKTENTEEDVTEEMKSGSLSLGFPTNEPFAFPGLRSDIEALEKGLFGSLGSVLNEAERMTNDFFKSFGFPSTHDRESSPFPRQPAERHIEEGTTTKKAKEGDYSEFSSQISDV is encoded by the exons ATGGGTTGGCGTTggcacgacgacgacggcgacagcggccggggcctcgccggcggcgggggcgagggggCGCAGTGCGCCACGCGCCGGGTGGTGCAGTCCCGCTGCCACACGGAGGAGGTCGAGCCCGGCCGATTCGTCCGCAAGTGCGAGAAGACGGAGCAGCTCCTCCGCGACTGCGTCGGCAG GCCCTCTGAACTGGTTGAATCCAAAACTGAGAACACTGAAGAAGATGTTACAGAAGAAATGAAAAGTGGTTCGCTCTCTCTTGGCTTTCCAACAAACGAGCCCTTTGCATTCCCAGGACTTCGCAGTGACATCGAAGCCCTCGAGAAAGGCTTGTTTGGGAGCCTTGGTAGTGTCCTAAATGAAGCTGAGCGGATGACCAATGatttcttcaaatcttttggtTTTCCCTCTACCCACGACAGGGAATCAAGCCCATTTCCAAGACAACCTGCAGAGAGGCATATTGAGGAAGGTACTACTACAAAGAAGGCGAAGGAGGGTGACTACTCGGAATTCAGCAGCCAGATTTCGGATGTGTAA